The window GtatgataaaattccaaattcttcattttaaaattattaccatccaatattattttcaacttcctaaacaataatttatttccttttttctaacttatctaaaataaatattttaagaatatttatttgtattaaactattattactattatttaaatctcctaccgaaacttaacaaatacccaatgcaattttttttttttcaacatctCAAATCCTTCCTACgcttctttcatcatttttttcctctctaaagTCAACTTTTAATCTTCGTACTcacaattttatgtaattttcacatccaaaactatataatttttttaatttttttttatctagatctattcatttgaataatcaaaatttattgatctctattaataaatcaaactatattcataaatttttaattcttttgacctaaaaattaattaaactgaCTCTAATtaaaattgagatattccaaagaatatctaaagtgtttaaaactaattaacgaatataaaatattaatttaaagattaaaaatcttacctgaaaaattgatctttaaaccctaaaccttcaAACCTTCAACCATATGCTCTTTAATCTTTCTATCTCtatgtaaaagggttttctgaatagagaatATAGGAaagatataatttatataaagggattttaaatacgaaaagattttttacccttattaaattactttaattaattaataatttctaaattatgattttacccctGAATTGGTCGGGGCATTACAATCACTCCTGAATCCTGGCTATAAAGTCTCATCACCAGCGTTTGCTTGCTTGTTATATATCCCAGTGTGTTTTAGAGATGGAGAAGAATACGGGGTCATCAACTCTGTATTATCTCTTCATGTTTATGCGCTTTCTCGTTTTACTTTCGGGTTTTCATCTAATGGTGACTGATTCTTCCCCTTCTGTAGTGCAGCAGCCACTGTGCCATGGTAGTGATAGCTTCGCATTGCTTGAGTTCAAGCAAAGCTTTTTGATTGAAAAGTTTGCTTCTGGTGATCCTTCTGCTTATCCAAAGGTTGAAATGTGGCAGCCGGAAAGAGAAGGAACTGACTGCTGCTCATGGGATGGCGTCGAGTGTGACACCAACAATGGCCATGTGATCGGCCTTGACCTCTCTAGCAGTTGTCTCTATGGTTCTATCAACTCTAGCAGCAGCCTCTTCCGTCTTGTTCATCTTCTGAGGCTTGACCTCTCTGATAATGATTTCAATTACTCCAAGATCCCACATGGGGTTGGTCAGCTTTCAAGGCTGACAAGTCTCAACCTGTCCTCTTCCAGATTTTCTGGCCAAATCTCATCACAGATCCTGGAGCTGTCCAAATTGGTTTTCCTTGATCTCTCATCAAACCCTTTGCACCTCCACAAACCCAACTTGAGAAATCTGGTTGTGAACTTAACCCAGCTCAAGAAACTTCATCTCAACGAGGTGAACATTTCTTCTAGAGTACCTGATGTCTTCGCAAATTTATCTTCTCTGACATCTCTCTTGCTTGAAAATTGTGGATTGCATGGTGAATTCCCAACAGGTATTTTCCATCTATCAAGCCTACAATTTCTCAGTGTGAGAAATAATCCAGATTTGACTGGTCTTTTTCCTGAGTTCCATCACACCAGTTCTCTTAAGTTATTGGCTCTTGCTGGTACATCTTTCTCTGGTCGGCTACCAACTTCAATCGGAAACCTTGACTCCTTGGTTGAATTGAATATCAGTTCATGCAACTTCACATCTGGGTTGATTCCATCTTCCCTTGGTCGTCTTATCCAGCTAACCAGTCTAGACCTTTCAAGGAACTCTTTCAGTGGCCAGATCCCTTCTCTTTCAAACCTAAAAGAACTAGATACTTTAGACCTTTCCTACAACCAATTTATTGGTGAAATCCCATCTTGGCTAATGAATCTGACCAGATTAAGGCGTTTGTATCTTGCAGGAAACAGATTGGAGGGTCCAATCCCAAGTTCGTTATTTGGATTAGTGAATCTTCAATGTCTTTATCTAGAGTCAAATTACTTGAATGGGACAGTGGACCTCAATATCTTATCTGAGATGAAAAATCTCATTGAACTCCAGTTATCAAATAACAGTTTATCGTTGCTCAGTAGCATCAACATCAACGCTACTACTCTTCCTAAGTTCAAAGTTTTAGGATTGAATTCATGCAACGTAACTGTGTTCCCTGATTTCCTGCAGAACCAAGATGAGCTGGAGGTGCTCCTCCTCCGCCAAAACAAAATCCATGGTCCAATTCCAAAATGGTTGTGGAACACAAGCAAAGAAACTCTAGCATATATAGACCTTTCTCACAACTTTCTCACAGGCTTTGATCAGAACCACCCCGTTGTTCTTCCATGGTCTAGGCTACGCATTTTAGACCTCAGCTATAACATGCTTCAAGGATTCCTCCCAATTCCACCACAGTCTACCTTTGTTTATGTAGTCTCAGAGAACGAACTGAGCGGAGAAATCCCACCATCTTTTTGCAACATGAGTTTGTTTATGCAGTCTCAGAGAACGAACTGAGCGGAGAAATTCCACCATCTTTTTGCAACATGAGTTCTCTTCGGTTACTTGATTTCTCTAGTAACAGTGTGAGTGGTAGGATTCCACTGTGTCTGGCCAACTTCAGCAGTTCTTTGAATGCACTGAATCTTGGAAGCAACAACTTGTATGGGGTCATTCCTCAAGCTTGCACCAGCAGAAACAATTTGATGAAGATCGACTTAGGTGGAAACCATCTACAAGGGCAAGTACCAACATCACTGGGGAGCTGTCTGATGCTTGAGAAGCTTGATCTTggaaacaatcaaataaatgatACCTTCCCCTTTTGGTTGGGAGCTCTTCCGAAGTTGCAGGTTCTCATTTTGCGGTCCAACAAATTCCATGGTGAAATACGCGGACCCAGAACCAATTTTGGGTTTCCCAAGCTGCGTATCATTGACATCTCTCATAATGGTTTTACTGGTAATTTTCCATGGGAATACTTCCAAAGCTGGGATgccatgaaaattttggaatcaaAACACTTAACATACATGCAGGTGGGCATAAAGTTTCAGGTCTCAGGGCATTTGTGGACAGCCTACTACACATGCTCAATGACAATGGTAAACAAAGGCATGGAAAGGGTGTATGAGAAGATCCCCGACATCTTCACAGCAGCTGATCTCTCAAGCAATAAATTTGAAGGAGAGATGGCTGAATGCATTGGGAAAGCCAAGGGGCTTCATTTGCTCAACCTTTCCAACAATGCTCTTACAGGTCAAATTCCAACATCCTTGGTGAACCTGATGGAGTTGGAGGTGTTGGACCTTTCTCAGAACAAACTCTCAGGCGAGATACCCCAACAACTAGTCCAGCTCACGTTCCTTGAGTTCTTCAATGTGTCCCACAACCATCTGA is drawn from Vitis riparia cultivar Riparia Gloire de Montpellier isolate 1030 chromosome 18, EGFV_Vit.rip_1.0, whole genome shotgun sequence and contains these coding sequences:
- the LOC117905561 gene encoding receptor-like protein 6, translated to MEKNTGSSTLYYLFMFMRFLVLLSGFHLMVTDSSPSVVQQPLCHGSDSFALLEFKQSFLIEKFASGDPSAYPKVEMWQPEREGTDCCSWDGVECDTNNGHVIGLDLSSSCLYGSINSSSSLFRLVHLLRLDLSDNDFNYSKIPHGVGQLSRLTSLNLSSSRFSGQISSQILELSKLVFLDLSSNPLHLHKPNLRNLVVNLTQLKKLHLNEVNISSRVPDVFANLSSLTSLLLENCGLHGEFPTGIFHLSSLQFLSVRNNPDLTGLFPEFHHTSSLKLLALAGTSFSGRLPTSIGNLDSLVELNISSCNFTSGLIPSSLGRLIQLTSLDLSRNSFSGQIPSLSNLKELDTLDLSYNQFIGEIPSWLMNLTRLRRLYLAGNRLEGPIPSSLFGLVNLQCLYLESNYLNGTVDLNILSEMKNLIELQLSNNSLSLLSSININATTLPKFKVLGLNSCNVTVFPDFLQNQDELEVLLLRQNKIHGPIPKWLWNTSKETLAYIDLSHNFLTGFDQNHPVVLPWSRLRILDLSYNMLQGFLPIPPQSTFVYVVSENELSGEIPPSFCNMSLFMQSQRTN
- the LOC117907814 gene encoding putative receptor like protein 25 codes for the protein MIPSPFGWELFRSCRFSFCGPTNSMVKYADPEPILGFPSCVSLTSLIMVLLVGIKFQVSGHLWTAYYTCSMTMVNKGMERVYEKIPDIFTAADLSSNKFEGEMAECIGKAKGLHLLNLSNNALTGQIPTSLVNLMELEVLDLSQNKLSGEIPQQLVQLTFLEFFNVSHNHLKGPIPQANQFSTFPNSSFDGNLGLCGNPLSRDCGNPEASAPPPSTSEQSYPGELDWIIVLLGYGSGLVIGVLMGYRLTTRKHEWFVRTVGRQK